CCCACTTCTCATTTCGCTAACATTACCTAACGTTTAACCAAGGAATACTATAATTCTGTGATTTGCCTTGCACCACTTTTCAGCTTGTACCGTTTAATGGTTAAAAAAATCGAGCAGCTCAGAAAGACAGCGACGTTCAGCGTAGATTTAACTCCTGACAGTTTAATGAGTAACATGTTAGAGGTGACTGACCTGCTGAACATCGAAATGTTACCGTGTAACTTACTATCATACCTACCACGCTGACATATTATTATAAAACTGCTGAGTTTCAAATGACATGTATCGTTATATAACACTAACttaatttttactttaataTACATGCTGTGATAAGGTTGCCATGACTACAGTCTGGGCCCCTCATGACTGTAATTGAGAACTCATGACAGCCCATCTCCCCCTGCTCAGCTGACTAGTTAAACCCATAGTTTGTGCCATAGCTCAGTAATGGTTTTAGTACAGTAAAACCAGTTCTCTGACATGGTTTggtttgatgatgatgttattaTGTGACTCAGTTACATCTATTTCCTTGCCAcctttttcatgttcatgtgttcTCTGTTAAAGACTGGCTTGTTTAAAGTCCAGTTGACACACTGGGGTATACGCTGGATGTTAAAGATTAAATAGTCCATCTATGCAGTGTGGCAGACGGTGAACTCATTCTCCAAATCCTAGGCCTTTTAATTTCTAATTTGAATTTCTGTGCACATTTGTTCCTGGATGTTTCTGCACTACTTAGTCTAATGAGAAAATCTGTATCTCTAAAGTCTTAAACGAGTAAGCAAGGAGAATACTTTCAAAAGGTTTTGAGGGCAGAAATAGTTAATTGTAAACACACTGacctatatatctatattttttttatgtatgttcCCTACTGATGGGCATCAGACCCAGAGTGGATATCCAAAGTGAGGGTGAACACTCAGGCTGTCCTGAAGAGAGCTCAGCAAATCCAAGGACAGAAGAACCTCAAGAAACAGTGGCAGGTAGAGTTTACCTTTCACCTGCATCCAACATGATGACAAGAAGTCCATATTACTTTAACAGATAATGATGTCCATATGCATTTATCCATCTTTACctttatgtatatgtatgttaatgtctatttgtttgtatttatattgcatctatgtatttttatattgcaGCATTCATGTATATTGTGATATAAAAAGAGTTTGTCAATCAAGAAACTCTGCACAGATGCATAATCAGACACAAATGTCTCATTTTTGGGTGATCACTCTAATGTCCACActgtttgtttgacaaagcaTCTGTCAGCACTGAGAATTAACTCTGAAGCTGGAGTCAGATGAAAACTGTTTACTCTGATGTTGTTTCTGTGGGTCTGTCCTGCAGGCTGCCTGGCTGCTGAAAGCTGTAACATGTATTGACCTGACAACTCTGGCTGGTGATGACACACCATCCAACGTCCATCGGCTGTGTATGAAAGCCATCCAGCCGATCAGATACGACCTGCTCAGGAAGATGGATATGCACGACAAAGGTTTGCTTCTGCCACTGCCAGAAACACCACATGTAGACCCAGGACTCAGTCACTGCAGCTGGACACTACTGTCATCATACTGCTGACTGTTACAGCCACTGTGATGATTTACTTGGTTGTTATGAATACATGAGGGAATTGATGGAAGAAACAGGGCTTTGAATGAGTTAGAAATAGTTATGGTTTGAGCTTCAACCTAAAGCAGCAAGCTTGTTGAGGACTGTCTGGTCATACCAGGATTCAGCCTCCAGAGGGCGACAAAGACCAGTTTATTACCATGTTTCTTCTTCAACTCTCTGCtccctgtgttgtgttgtgttgtgtggcaGGAGTgaccacagcagcagtgtgtgtgtatccgtCTCGTGTGGCTGATGCAGCCGCGTCATTAAAAGCAGCCAACTCCAGCCTCCCTGTCGCCTCAGGTAAGTGAACTGAATCAGGCCTCATTTGCTTCAACTAAAGTGACTTTGTAGTgtaagaaagaaatgaatagTGAGCTGAAATatgtgggactgtgtgtgtgtcttgagaTTCACTGACAGTGcgttcttcctcctctcccagtGGCCACTGGTTTCCCAGCGGGCCAGACACCGCTGGAGACGCGTCTGCAGGAAGTCCGTATGGCGGTGGCTGATGGTGCCACAGAGATCGACATCGTCATCAACAGGACGCTCGCCCTCACGGGACAGTGGGAAGGTAACGCTGTGATCACAGAGGCTAACTTTCTCTGCATGGATGGGTTGTTGTGTTCACTTGAGACAAAAGtctgttttgcttgtgacaaTGTGGGAGTGAGAAGAGCCTTACTAAACAGCTgacacagagtgtgtgagtgtagtggagtcaacatgtgtgtgtgtagggggggggACTTGTGCATTTACAGAAAAAGTATTTGCAAAACACTCAGAGAGGGAAGCTCTGAAGAACTGATCGTTAGGAGACTGCTCCTTATTGAGATGTGGTTGGATcttcaaaacacacatctgcCGCCTCCCGTCATGGCCGCCACTGTCGGCAGGGAAGGTTTGCTCACGTGCAGGCGGGTTGTGTCAGGTTGTTTTGGTAATAGTGGTGACCCTTTGTTCCCATTTTGATCCTGAATAAAGTATGTCTAAAGTGTTTCCTCTTTCCGCCTACAGCCTTGTACGACGAGATCCGTCAGTTTCGGGAGGCCTGCGGTGACGCCCACATGAAAACCATCCTGGCTATCGGAGAGCTGGCCACCTTCACCAACGTCTACAAGGCCAGCATGGTCGCCATGATGGCTGGTCAGTGTCACCACCTACACTCAGTACGGTGCCTTCATGCATCCAGTGTGTAGACACAGATGTAggacacaagctgctgctgctgctttgctaAAGCTCGACTTATCGATTTCTTTGTGGTGTCAGTGGTCTGAATGGCACTGGAGAGGTTTTAAAAAGTCTGAAGTCAGTAAAAAGTTGAAGGCTTGGTGTAATTCCTGCTGCCATCCAGCTTGTGGCGCTGCCGCTCAGCgatttcttttcccttttgaaAAGGCGAACCTGATGAATGGAGCTCCCCCTCtctcatgcacagacacacacttgctctctctctctctctctctctctctctcacacacacacacagagtgtgctTAACTAGCCATCACATAATAAGCCGATTACAGAACCAAATTGTCAGGGGCTCTGATAGAGATCATTATTAAAATGCATTGCTTTTGTCGCCGCACTCGCTCCTTAATCTCCCCTTGTTCCTATGAATTGCGTATGAGATTCCTGAAATTGAATGATAATTTCACCTATTAATCTCTGATGCAGGCTATTTTACTCTGCTGTTCCCCGCCAGTATCCCCCTGCCCATGCAAATGAATAGAGCTTCATTACCGCCACCCGCATTTAATAACCGTTATCCATTATCTGGTAATTAAGACTCCCCATAACGAATCTTAAGGATTATGCCAGTTTGaggaagaggggggagagaggctgaaaaaaaagacctgaCTGGAAGAATACATAGAACATGTCTttaatgaaatggaaaatgttcatCTTGTTCTGTTCAGTAATGAACAGTCATTATACACCAGGGAGGCAGAAGgggcgatttttttttttttccccctttcctgCAGCCCGCAGTTTGTGGGTAATCTATTAAAGAGCATCATTTCATCTTCTATTTTTATCAGGAAAGCTGGTAAAACATAATTGGCTGtgaaggaagggaaggaaaaaTTAAGGATTTTATTGATGAGCGTGCAGCTGCCCCTCTGTTAGCCATCAGCGGCAGCATATGTTCTTGTCTGGCCAGGCCAGACTATCAGAGTAATGCCCTGTCCATCCTCTGTCTGCACCCTCACCCTCACTcgtgctgctgctgactctgCTTCCTTACTTTAGCAGCTCGTCCCATGTGAAAAATCCTCCTGTGCAGGTTGGAAAGtagcaaacacactgacagatgaatGATAAGTGCAACGTTGACAACATTTGCAGGACTGTATTACATGCTCCGCTCCGTGTTGCCGTGTTGAAGGCTACATGTCACCTGTTAAAACCCGACAGGTTCCGACTTCATCAAGACGTCCACAGGAAAGGAGGCTGTCAACGCCACTTACCCGGTTGCCATAGTGATGGTGAGAGCCATCCGTAACTACTTCTTGTGTACAGGCCACAAGGTACAGTACTTAACTCCTGCCTTTCTGTCGGCCGTGAATATTTCCTGGTTAATGAGGAGAAGAGAATGTGGTTAGAGCACTGTAGATCAGCTGCATGGAGGTTGTCGTCTCTACTTGAAGTATTGTCTAATTTATTAGTTCCATTGTGTAACCAGCTGTAGGATTTTAAAGGGCAGGAACTTGTAAATCTGCTCAGTGTCAGTAAGTGGAGACACAAATGTCTGAGAAGATCAAGACCAAGAATCTACACAAACCTTAAAACAAGGACATGCAGTGTTTTTACTACCTGTATAGCCACATAGAAAAATACTATGTTATTTTAGTAACATTTATCAAATTTAGGGCAGTTAGCTGTTTTAAACTATTAAAGTTTCGAGTGTAGTCGAGCTGTAAGTGAGTTGGGTGTCCTGttgacagaggtgtgtgtgttctctcaggTGGGCTTCAAGCCGGCAGGGGGGATCCGGACGGCTCAGGAGTCTCTGGTGTGGCTCACTCTGATCAAGGAGGAGCTGGGCAACGATTGGCTCTGTCCTCACCTGTTCCGCCTGGGAGCCAGTAGCCTGCTGGCTGATATTGAGAGAcaggtgaggacacacacacacacacacacacacacacacacacacacacacacacacacacactatgttaCTTTTCTGTATAACATGACCTTGGAATTATAAGgttctattttatatttttatctaaGATGAGTTATTTACATTAGGAAACTATTCTTTGATGaattgaggtccaaaaaatcaATGATGTGAAGGTTCACAATAGATGATTTTATTACAGACACTGTAAATGACTCTGTTACAGTTGAAAGTCATTATTTCTCTTGTTTGAACTTGGTGAAAAGCATCAGCTGTCTTACTTAAAAGCTAATGTTCAAACtgtaaatgctaatgttaatgCTCCTGCGGTGTAATTGTTCCTTAGAGAGatagtgtttattattatcagCTCAGAGTTTAGAGACAGAAATTATGGCTGGAGTTTTAATGTCTAGAAATCAGACatgaaatcatattttttttttttttttttgctgcttgtttgtgaaCGTTTTAGTAACCTTATGCTAACATGCTCCTGCTACTTGGGTTGGCGTCTGTTTTCCTTGTACCTTGTGTATCTCGGCACGGCGTAAACAGATGACAGGGATTACACTGAGAGCTCAGACTCTGACAGTGAAAACTCCAGCTTATTCAAGCAGAAAAGTAGAAGAAGCAAATttgggagcagagaggagagcagacgAAAAAAGATGAACCGGCAGACGAGAAGGAGCGGCGAACGTAAAACAGCAGCTATCGACAGAAACCGATTAGGATAAAAACCTGttgctgaaatttttttttgtggtaaatCTTTACAAACTTTATtgacacagtttgttttctccGTGCAGATCTATCACCACGTGACTGGACAGTATGCAGCCTATCACGAGCTGCCTATGGCCTGAAGATGTGGACCTCCAGTTTTAATGACCAATCAAAACCTCAGACTCACCATACACGCCTGTCAGTGATTGTCCAGGGGACACACTTTGACTGACTCATCTAGTCTCTTAAAACAATATTTATCAACGTGGGTTTGTCCTTTAGATCCTGAAAGTCTTAAAATGATAACTCTAGCACTTGtctaaaataataaagataatgTTACAGAAATGTGGAAAGATAACTGGCTCCTGTTCTTCCGAACTCAAGGACTCATTGACAGATTGGATTGCTTAGAAATTGAACTTTGAAATTGAACATGAAATTTTTTCATGTATTGCaaccctgggaaaaaaaaaagggtagcCACAGAGCGAGAATCACAGAGGCTCCATCGCATCCATGAGGCCTCTTGTACAAGCCACAcgtgtggttttttttctcgTGTGCGCTCGTCAAGTCTCCGACACATTCCCGGCAGTGTGCGCTGAATCTGTTATCGAGGCTCCCTGTTTGCGCTTAATTTCATAAGCGGGGGAAGCTCGGCCAGCTGAAGAGCGCTGGGGATTAATCAGGGGTTAAGTGAGTTTAAAAGATCTGATTGAACAGCTCACAAATTTGAGGCTTCATTTGAAGACAGAAAACTTTTCTTCTCCCTTCCCTCTTTAATTAAGATATCACAGGCCTTGACCTTGACTGGAACAGAGGATAAATGAGTAAATTAATTGTGTGagggatgggtgtgtgtgtgagcttttggtgtggggaggggaggggaggcgGGGGTGTAGGATTAGGTGTCAAACTCATGGGAGAAGGTTGGCTTCAGAGCGCAGGGTGGAAGTGCTGGGAATGGGGCCATGCTCGGTGAGGAACTGTAGGCGGTGCGTTGACAAGGGCGAGTACAGGAGTTTGAATCATTTTGTGTGAATCAATTTGTGTGATCTGTTTAGAGTGAAACGATGCAAACTGttccagcagctctgcagcaaaatagttctttttgttttaaaaaaagaaaaaaaaaaaaaaagaaaccctccCCCATCCCTGTGTGAGGTGTGTAAGCGTGAATGATGGAGTGAGCCTCTGTGGTCTGCTCTTGATGGATTAGTCCCACTTACGTAAAGGCATGTAGATCATCTCAAATCTGGTCCATCGGTCAGTGCGCTGCCACTTGATAAGACAGAGGCACGGAAGCTGGAACTTGATTCTGCTTGATTGATTCTCGGGGCTATTCATAAAGATCCCAAGCGtgtgctcgcacacacacatgcacaaacacacacacaacagcagagaagtaGACTGCTGCAGGACTAAAAGTTTAGCAAGGTGTGCCATCTGACTAGGTCCTCAGGTTTGGTGCTCAGAGTTTTACTGTGATTACATTTGACtgagactttttattttcataggtGCGTTTCTTTAAAAGCCCCATCTTTACTCAGTTGTTGTTTACATACAGAAAGTCACAGAAGAAAGAGCCCCCGCCCCCGGTTTGGCTCTTCATTTGAagctttctttattttcatttttcaaaaaagtaACCTACAGAATCCCTTGATCGTGAGGAACGTGCAGTCAAGAAAGCAGTTTCAGAATTTTGGAGAAAACATGTCTGAGAAtttatcatgaaatattaacCAGTGTCTTGTCATTGGCCCTCTGATCATTTTAGACTGAAGCCACTGCCAATCACTGAGCAGGCTCCGGCCTGTTTGACATGAAGGACACAAACGACTTAGTGATGAGTGATGGAAGCTGCTGTTGTAAAATAGCAAATGATGAATTTTCAAACTTGTCCACAATGTCCACACAGGTTTAGGAGCAGCTGTAGTGTGACTTGTTGGACATCATgaggtgcgtgtgtgtttgatgtgaattAGACAGCGTGTTAACTTGACAGTGTGCAGGTCTGGATGAACAccccggcagcagcagcagcagcagcagcagccgggGCTGAATTTGTCACAGGCGGTGATCCAGTCGCTCATACCTGACAAATCGGCTCGCTCAGATTGATTGGTTTCCTGTTGTTTAATTCATCAGTGTTTCTTTAGCCTGAAGCaggtgtgaaaaaaataacactttcTGAGCCACCAGCACCTCACACATAGTTTATGATGAAGAAAAAATGGCCGGGGCGGGGAACAGTGTCAGTAATGGCCTGACTATCCATTATGGGCCACGGCTCTGATTTGTCATGCTATTTGTGGCCCGCAGAAGACACACCATGTACATGCTTTTATTAATATCCCCAGATGCAGCTCTGCCATTGGCCTTCACAGCCAATTTGCTAAAGAAGGACTTATTTGacatatttgtgtctttttttcattttcccagaGCGTAAGTAGATATGCAAATCAATATCCCATTCATGTCATTCCGTTTTAAAATATTCCTCTAATATGAAATGTTTGAATCAGACGCCAAACAtaaatcaagttttttttttttttttttttttgtgtgtgatgaatTTTTTCCTTTGAGCTAAATAAATTCATTAGCCACGCTGTGGGGAGAGAATAAAGACGTGGCAGCTAATGTAGGAGGTCATGTGTCCAGCAGCGAGCACACTCATGTGTCCCAATGAAATGTTTATGGAAAGACATCAGGACTGGTAGAACATGGGAATAGTGTTTCTAAcagatttatttagtttttattattttgttctaTGTGAAAATTCAGTCCACTTTTCCACATATTTGAAGCATAGTTGTGTTTTAATATCCATGTTTctttccccctcttcctcctctttaacTTCTGGTTTTATCAAACTTTCAGATTCTTTTAATCTATTGCAGTATATCCAGCATCGCCAGCAAAGACCCTACACTCATCCGCCGTGTTCTCCGGCGGTTTTTGTGTTGAAGACGTGAACTTGGTTGATTTTGCCGTCTCTGATCACCGAGCAGGGCTCCTCCAGGTACCCTTTCCTGTCTCCTGACCCCAAACCCTCCACACTGATTCGCTCCCAGCCCCTTAAATTCACCctgtcttcctgtttctgtcaaatttttaaaaaacttcagacacatttttattaCCCACGAACACCAGGGGCCCACTCTCGAGCAgcttgtcagtgttttgtaaatattttagattCTATAGTTCCTCTCAGAGTCCGAAAAAATCCGAATGGTAAGTGAggaatttaaaaagacaaaacaggaagGCAGAGTGGAAATGGAAGACTACTCTGTACATGCTACCCCCATAAACTGTATGTCCTTATCAACTCTGGTACCACCGATGGTAGGTACATCACCTGAGACCTGTAACCTGTAAGGTGCTATTTTCAACAcctgttttcctgctttgacCAACTGAGATGTTTAAACAAGATCATCTGCAGATCTAGAAAAAGTCATCTGTCCTCAACAGGCCGCAAACTGCAGCTGGTAAAATGGCTGGGAGCCCCCCgtccccccctcctcacccGCTGAGCTCGACAGATTC
The nucleotide sequence above comes from Toxotes jaculatrix isolate fToxJac2 chromosome 22, fToxJac2.pri, whole genome shotgun sequence. Encoded proteins:
- the dera gene encoding deoxyribose-phosphate aldolase, translating into MSARNPGTKFDPEWISKVRVNTQAVLKRAQQIQGQKNLKKQWQAAWLLKAVTCIDLTTLAGDDTPSNVHRLCMKAIQPIRYDLLRKMDMHDKGVTTAAVCVYPSRVADAAASLKAANSSLPVASVATGFPAGQTPLETRLQEVRMAVADGATEIDIVINRTLALTGQWEALYDEIRQFREACGDAHMKTILAIGELATFTNVYKASMVAMMAGSDFIKTSTGKEAVNATYPVAIVMVRAIRNYFLCTGHKVGFKPAGGIRTAQESLVWLTLIKEELGNDWLCPHLFRLGASSLLADIERQIYHHVTGQYAAYHELPMA